The nucleotide window acgaCACTCGGCACATCCACGGCATATCCTCTCCATACTGCCTCCTGCCAAATGACAAAAAGACTGTCATTTCTTCACGAAGCTCAGAAGGCACTTCCCCCCCTCCATCCTGGTACGAGAAGAAAATAGTCTTTTCTTAGGATACGCCAAAAGAGAAAAACCCGACCCAGGAACCGAACTGAGGACCTGGACGAGTGGATTAGCCTCGAACAACACCGGCATCACTTGTGACTCGAACAGCAACCGGCTGAGTCATTCGCATATAAGGGCCATTTCTGTTAAACTCGGTCATTTCTTGAGTATCCATAAGTTGGTTCCTTCCTCGTGGTGGAAGTTGCGAGACGCCGACCCATTTCCTTTCAGGTCGTACCTGCCTTCGGAGCGGGCCGCCTTTCGAACCATCACCCACTGACTGCAATGCGCAGGTACGGCCACAGTAGCACCTGCATCCCACCACCCGCAGTTCCATCTTGCTCGCCCCGCTTGGTGTTTTGGACTTGGCGAAGGCCCGAACTTGGTACAACAACCGTCATCGAAAATCGCAACTCTCAACGAAGCCACCCCGcctccctcaacctcaacattTCTGCTCACAGAGCTTGATAAGAAGTGATATGATGTGACGTTCCCATCGTCCAGGTGTCTTGACTCGCTTCTTGTCAGCCGAGCCGTCCAAGATCAGTTCGGCCAATCCTGGGAACCGGCAGCCGGGATCCTGGACGAAGCAAAGCAAGTTGTATATGCCgacttccttctcccacccACAACCATCTTCTCTCCCCCATGTAGATATGTGAATTGATTGGTAGCATtccttccctccccttcccgACCCAACAATTCCCGCTCCTCCATGCCAAGGGGCTTGATGGTCGAATGCGCCATTGCTGGTAACCCTTCCGGAGAAGGTCGAGGCCCCTGCCCGCCGAGGAAAGGACCGAGGTTCCTGGAGAGAACTTAAGCCCGTTCAACCCAACCCGAGGGTGACTTGAGCAAGGGACCGTACAAGGAAACGCACCAAGGTTGTCAATTCAGACAAGCAGCGCGGTCCATATCCGTATGACAGGATGTTAACAGTGTACGTGGCTAGACCCAAACGGCATTTCTTCGTTCGTTGCATTTCCCTGTTAACGAGATTACAGTGCGAAGCCGGGCAGATTTAAAACTACTGATTCTAGAAAGTAAGTAGGTATGCATATCCCAAGTGTGGAGTACGGTAGATGGGAAATTCCATGTTGCCGTTCTCCCGACGTCACCTAACAATCAGTTCAGAAACTGCCAATGGAGTTGTCGCCCACTCTAAATAATGGCATCCGAGCTATAGCTTGGCTAAGGTGGACGGACTTGACATCCGGTTCCTGATCCAGCTCCTCGTTCCGTCGTATGGATCCATCGATATATATGAAAGGATTAAACTTGGCGAGCCGAACAGATTTCGGCCAACAGGCGAGAAGCAGACAAGGGACAACCAGTGGAAGCGAATGCAAGACGACGCCAGAAATGGTTGCAGATGCCGGATTCCTCGTGGCCTCTGTCGGTTGAGAAAAGACCGGCGGGTCCATTGTTCGCATGATGCGATTCGTTGACAGCCCCCTCGAGTCGAAAGTACCTGCATCGTTAGTGCCCAAGATATGCATGttggaaggaggaaaaggaggaatgAAAGAACATGATCGCCACAGTCTGGGAAAGACTTGGACTGGGGCGACTGCAACACCGTTACATTCGGCTGCGTGTCAGTGGATCCAGAGCCTCTCGGGAACCTCTCCAGAACCCCCAGAGAATCTTTCCCCAGCCGCACGACCCCTGCCAGAAGCAGCGAGCCGAGGATACGAACAGACATCATGGAATTTTGCTTTCGGCATCCGTCGGTGTCTCGAAAAGTCAAACCTCTTTCGACAGTTCCACTCGGCAATAACTTCCCGGCCCGTACAACCACACTTGCCTCCTTCGACGCGGCACGACCCATGCCACGATAACACACACTCGCACTCTTTCGCTCTCGCTACTCGGAAAAGAACCACTCGACGGCGGCATATTGCCTCAACACCTGCTTTGGAGGGTATAGTCGAGTGCCATATACTCGGCGCGGCCGGATCCCGAGACTTGAACCAAGCAGCCGCAAAATGTTACCCTCGTCGACACAAGTGATGCGGGATGTATTCAACCTCTGGGAATGAGGTTCCACTGCCATCATGCCGTATCACCACCAAAAGCGGCATGGAATGCGACGCTAGAGCAGAGTGGATATGGTTAATTCATCGAGAGCCGGCGAGCACCACGGCCTCGGGATGTCAAGAGCGAAACGGCAAAGGAAGGAGGCGGGGGAAAAGTACTTATGGCGATAATCTCCCAGGCTGATTAGTAGTTCCCGTGTCTTTTTCAGATCAGTCATCTCCAACATGGCTGTCCCTTCGCTCCGCCGGGCCCTGCTTCTGGCAGCTGCCGCCGCCTTGCCTTTCTCCCAGCTTGTTGCTGGCCAGACTATCCAGACTGAGGATGGTGTTGTTTTGGGTGCGTCTTCCACGTCTCTGCCTTCTAGTGACTACCACTAACACAAAACAGAGGCCAACGAAAAGACCGTTGCCCCTGCCGGCAAACTCATCGCCGACTCAAACGCTCCCGAGGCCTTTGTCTTGACCGACGATGTCATCGCCAACCTTAGCGACCACAACCTCTCCAACATCACCCTCTTTGCTTTCCCCGAGGAAGATGGCACCACCGAGGTTCAGAAGCGCACTCTTCTTGCCGGCTCCGGCTGCAAGACCGCACCGGGTGACCTTCTCTGGCCCAACCGTTCCACCTGGAAGGTCTTTGACCTCTTGACCGGCGGCGCTCTTATCGAGACCGTCCCTATTGGTGCCGTCTGCTACCCCAATTCGGGCGTCTACAACTCCGCCAAATGCCAGACCATCATGGCCAACTGGACCTCGTCCGACCTGCACACCGGCGATCCCACGTCCATCATGTTCCCCATGTTCCAGGGCGAGACTTGCATGCCCCAGAACGGCAACTCGTCCACCTGCACGCTCGGCGGATTCCCCGTTTATGCCGTCAAGGCCGTCAATGTCGCCCAAATCCAGCTCGCTATCAACTTTGCTAGAAACTTGAACTTGAGATTGGTTGTCAAGAACACTGGCCATGATTTCCTCGGCAAGAGCACTGGTTACGGTGCCCTGTCAATCTGGACGCACAACCTCAAGAAGCTGGAGTACATCAAGTCCATCAAGACTCCTTCCTACTCCGGCCCCGCCTTTACGATTGGCGCCGGTATCGAGGTTAAGGAGCTTTACGAGGCTGCAGATAAGCACGGCGTTACTGCCATCGGCGGCGACTGTCATACCGTCGGGGTTGCAGGAGGTTTCACCGCCGGCGGTGGTCACTCCCCCATGACCTCCATCGCCGGGCTTGGGTCTGACCAAGTCCTCTCCATCGATGTCGTCCTGCCCAACGGCCGCTTCGTCACCGCCGACGAAACCCACCACCCCGACCTCTTTTGGGCCctccgcggcggcggcggtgccaCCTTTGGCGTGGTAACCGGTATGACCGTCAAAGTGTGGCCCAAGACCAACGTCTCGGGCATGACCTTCACCGTCATGTCCGGCAACAACTCTGCTCTTTCCAACGACGTCTTTTGGGAGGGCATGTACGCCTACTGGCGCCGCTTTCCAGAGTACGCCAAGGCCGGCACGCATGGGTACTCGATGGTCTTCCCGTCCCCTGTGACTGACGGGTTCACCTTCCTGATGAATCCCTTCTGGGCACCCGGGATGAAGCTAGCAGACTTGAAGACGCTCGTCCAACCTTTACTCGACGAGTGGACCAAGATCGGATTCACCGCGGGCTTCGTCGGATCCCCCAAGTTCTTCGAGTACGATGACTACTACGATGCTTGGACCGCCAGCTATCCTCCCGAGGCGGTGAGTACTACCTCGGTCCGCACCGCCTCGCGCCTCTTCCCGGCCAAGAACTGGGAAGACGAGGAGACGCTCACGGGCATGATGAAGGCCGTGCGGTCTGTCGTTGAGGACGGGTCGGCTCTTGTTCAGTATAACATGCAGGCTAAAGCGCCCGCTGGGACTCCCGATTCGGCTGCCAACTCGCACTGGCGCGATACGGTGTGGTACGGTATTTTTGGCACTTCTTGGAATGCCAGCCTCAATGCGGCAGGTGTGGAGGCCATCAACAGGAAGATTACCGAGGATTGGATGGGTAGACTTCGGGGTTATGGGCCTGGGGGGTATTTGAATGAGGGAGATGTGATGGAGCCGGAATTTGGGGAGGCGTATTTCGGAAGCAATTATGAGAGGTTGAGCCAGATTAAAAAGGCGGTTGATCCCACGGGACTGCTTTGGGCGCCGACGGCGGTTGGGTCGGAGGAGTGGGAGGTGCAGGGCCAGAAGAAGTGGTTGACGCTGCAGACGGGCAAGTTGTGTAAGAAGGCTGCTTTGTGAAACTAGGTAGATGGCCTGGGGGGTCATGATGACTGATGGGAATAAGCTGTCATGTTTGCATATTGGTGAAAGAATTAAAGGTATTTCTGATGGCATTTCCGTTAATAACATCTGGCAAGCGAGGTGTCGGTTCCTGTTCAGTGAGCTGTGGGGAAGGTGATTCCTTCTGCTCCCGTCCCCGGGCCGTATGTAGTGGGGTAGTGTAGGGTCCCCCCGCTACAGGGTGGTGGATTTAGATAATAGCGGGGTTCTTGATGCCGGGCCATTGGTGGCATTGACACTAACAATTTACACTACGAGTCATTGATGTTCTTTGCGATAGGTCATCAGTCATTTCATAAAGGTAACCTACCTAATGATATGAGTTCTTTCTTGCAACAAAAAATCCAAATGATGGTACAAGCCGGAATCTAGCATCACATATATAGACGAAAATACCAAAATGTCAAAGCATCTCGTAGGAGGGGGGCTGAATGTAGCCACCTACCTAATCTCCGTCGCCTTACTACAACGAACCCCGCGACTTGTTGAGGCACACTGTCCAAGTAAGTAGTTAGTTGTAGTGCAGTGTAGATAAGGTACCTCGGGCTATGGTAGGTAGCCTCGGCTTTTACCGCCCGGCGCTTGGCGCAAAAACTctgaaaggggaaaaggcCGGCCGACCAAATCGCGACCGTGCTTCTCCCGTCCCGACGTCACTTTGTCGAacgtgagtgagtgagtgtgtGACTACCTAACAAGAGAAGACTGGATGCCCACCAATTATTGTTtaggtatgttttttttttcttttggttACCTATCTTCTCTACCTATTATACCTCATCTAacatttctttcttttttaagCGAACAACATCCTCCAAATggaaaaataagaaaagaaaacctagaggtacatacatatAGCGGCGGGGGTGAGCGACATCGACATTTAAATACatacctaaggtaggtagcatCGGCatcatacctctaccgaccACGATCCAAACCTATGCAGTACCACAACATGAAAGTCGACCGTCGCGAATGACCTAAGCTCAGCATTTAAGCTATTCTTTGTCTCACCTCGACGAGGTTACGCAAAAAAGTCGTTCACATTCCGATTTGTCGTGAGTGTATGCCGACCACTGATTGATGGAATTGGATTGATTCGGAGGATCACGGACGACGCCCTCTCGTCGATCATTTCATCATTGGACATTTGGCTGTACGCAGTCCGACGCCGCCCCAACAGCATAGGTCGACGCTTGACGCTTGACGCTTGACGCTTGACGGGCAGAGGCACGGTTTGAATCACACCTGCAGGGTCCAGACGACGTCCGACGTCCCTTTTCCGTCTGATATATCTCACATTGGCATCTCCATCACGACGACAATACCCTTCGTCTGATAGCATCACAACATCAACCGGACGAACACCGCCGTCAAAGCCATCAGCTCATTTACCggcatacctaggtagaaaTACCTCAAGTCCTTCCACTCACACCAACTCACCTAATCACCTACCCACCCCCGACCGGAGGAATGGCCAAACCACCTCCAACCGGGCCTCCCGCCCCCGGATCCACGGGATTCACCACCCGCCTCCGCTCCTACTTCCGTCCCggcaccacctccaaccccctcgagcgccgcctcctcctcaaaatcgacttcttcatcctcaccTTCTGCTGCCTCTCCTACTTCCTCAACTACCTCGACCGCACCGCCCTCTCCAACGCCTACGTCTCGGGCATGAAAGAATCCCTTTCCTTTCGTGGCAACCAACTCAACCAAATCAACACGTGCTTCACCATCGGCTACGTCCTCGGCCAAATCCCCTCCAACTTATCTCTCCACTACATTGCCCCGCGCATCTTTTTTCCCGGGATGATGGTCCTCTGGGCCGGTCTGACCATGGTCACTGCCGCCGCTCGACACCCCGGCGACATAATGGCCATTCGCTTTTTCCAGGGGATTGCCGAGTCCACGACCTTTGTCGGCACGCATTATATCCTCGGAAGCTGGTACACGGAGCAAGAGCTGGGGAAGCGATCCGGGGTGTTTACTGCGAGTGGACTGGCAGGGACGATGATTGGTGGGTTTGTGCAGAGTGGGATTCATGGGAGTATGGATGGCCTGAGGGGGTTGAGtgggtggcggtggttgttCGTTATTGATGGGATCATCACGTTGCCTGTGGCGATATATGGGTTTTGTCTGTTTCCCGATACGCCCAAGACGACGAGGGCGCCGTACTTGAGTGTGCAGGAACGGGAGTTGGCGATACGCaggatggagaagaagaggcaggGTGAGCCAGCGGAGATGGGCAGGTCGTCGTCGGGGGATACGCTTGTTGTCGAGGCTGAAACATCTGTCTCGAAACCCGACATCCAACCACGTCCCGAACCAGAACCAAAGCCATCACCTTCTTCTGCTACAGATCACCATCTAACAAcccacccctcctccaccacatccacatccacatccaacaATCCCCAAGAAACAACAGCACACGCCGCGGCAAAAACCGAATCCTCTCTCACAAAAACCCACCCTttttccctccccttcctccgctCCCTTTTTTCCTCCTATCACTGcccctccttcatcttcctctggATCCTCGCCGGCGAAACCGAGTCCTTTTCCTCCAACGCCCTCTTATCTCTCTACTTGAAATCCCACCCGTCCaattcttcctccccttccccctcttcttccccttcagtTCCCAACAATCCAGCTCCCACAGCCCCGCGATACACTGTGTCGCAGTTAAACACCTACCCAACAGGCGTCCCAGCCGTCGGGATCCTctccaccctcttcttcgccttcatCACCGACCTCTACCCCAATCATCGGTCAATAGTAGGCTACTTCATCGGCATCATCGGGGTCCTTACCCCTTCTTTGATTCTTGCCGCAGAACATGGACACTTTGGAGTAGATCCAGCTGGAAACAAAGCGACGGCCGTGGTGATGGGCATGTACTACCTGTCTGGATCGGTCTACGCCTGCCAAGCGACCTTTTTCGCATGGGCGAACGACGCGATGACGAGGGATGGAAAGGAGGCCGTGTTCAGAGGGGTGGTGCTGGCGGGGATGAATATGGGGAATAACGCTGTGAATGCGTGGTGGAGCATAGTGTTTTATGGGGCGGACATGGCGCCGTGGTTTGAGAGGGGGATGTGGGCTATGATTGGGACGAGTGTTGGGCTGGCGGTTTGGACGGGGTTCCTGTCGTATATGGagaggaggtcgaggaggaggaggaggaggagggagcgggaggaggtgaaagagagggaaggggCGAGGAGGATGCAAGGGGGAGATTCTGCGGATGGGCCGTTGGCGAGGGacgagaagggaaagggggttAATGTGTAATGATACAACTAATgtggttacctacctacatatgGTCACCCGGAGGACATTCAAGGTTTCTTGCGAGGTCCTCGGTACATATCGCTTTGTTTCTTTACGATTGTACCTAAATACCCGTATATAGATTCGTCGATGAGCAAATATCACCTCTCAATGGAACTGATACAAAAGCCAAAGTCAAAGCAAGAATGAGTGAGTGGTGATGTTCAATTGTGTGGTATAAACTGGTCCCTGCTTCGAGGCCCCATCTGCCGGATGACAAGTCATAACCGATCATCGAAGGCAAGGCAGGTCTCGATCAACAGTTAATGAACCGTGTTGGCGTCTTTTCTCTCCCGCCATTATCTGGTGTCTCCATTCCCAAGCCGATCGCATATTCACCCACGTCGTCAATATCCTCCAGTAACACGtcccatccattcatccttCTTGATGTTGCCGTATACGGTCGATCGTGCCATGGTGGAAATCGGAATACGACAAGATGAAGCAGGGAAGTGTGCTAAGCAAGACATGccaaactacctctagacatGCTTGCCGCACCAGAGCGTCTAGTGCTGCCGGTAAAATCCAGTGGTTAGTTTCTGTTAATCAACGAACCAGAAGCCCCAAGAAACGCAGCAGCTCCAGGATGTGCGAAGCAGTCTTGGAGGAACCGGGGAGCGACAGAAGAGTGGTAGGGAGAACCcgaagcaaaagaaaaaaaaaataacttACAGAGCATGAGCTGCATCCGCAGCCGGAGCAGTTGCCAGAGCAGCCGCTGCAAGAGGTACACGAGCTATTGAGGAACGAGAAGTGTTGACTGTCTGTTGCGACAAGCGAGGTAACGTGAGACGAGGAGCGGGAGCGATCGTTCAAGATGGAAAGGAGAAGGTGGAAGGAGGAGTAGTACTTACCAGGGAGACATCTTGaatgtttttttctttctctagGTAGATCCGGGGTTCTTGATCTTGATGCAGTGATAGAAAATCTTGAAGACGCGAAAGCTCGAATGCAAGTCGAtgcagaagaaaagaggggaaaagTTATCGAGAGCAGGGGGGAAGGGTGGCTCTTATAACCTCCTCTAGGAGCAGTAGCGCAGCCCAGGAACTTCAGGCAGCTTACACTACTACCTATTCATCTGACTTTTGCACAGTCTGCAAGCTGTTGCTGCCTTGGAAGGAGCAAATTGCGACGAATAATCGGTGATTGAAATTAAGGCGGTCGGGGGCGTGGCTTCCTTCCTCGTTTGGGTTGACTGTTGGGATGGGGTGAAATGAGTGGAGCAGAGAGGTGAGGGTTCCGCGGGCTTTGCGCTATCGTCAACCATCGGGTAGACCTGGTTTTTTTGTCACCGACTCACCGAGGAGAACCCCGTTCCTTGTAAGGACGAAGAAAGTGATAAACAAACAGACGAGTAAAGAGCTTCGATAGAGTTCCTTCAATGCCAATCCACGACGCGGAGATCAGTCGAGCCCAGTTCAGCGCCAAATCGGATGAATGTCCGTAGATTCCATGCTATTATCGATCTTATAAATAGCCCTCGGTATTCGTGTTTTGTGGGTTTGAAGTGATGCACGAAATCAGTCAGCCGAGGTCGATAAAGGTAAAGTACCTTCCTTCTGCCGTCTGCATCAACTCTGTCCGATAATATAACTGCCCTGCTGTACATCGGAGAGTGCCCTGGTGAAAGATGAAAGGGAGGGCGTCGAATGGATAAGGGCGGCAAACGACGACTCACCGAGTCGAGTCTAAAAAGCGGTAGTTCATCTCTTCTTTGCttagtagtagaggtaggtaggggcgGGCAACGACAAACaggaggggagaggaggtaaCTGCCTGCATCT belongs to Neurospora crassa OR74A linkage group IV, whole genome shotgun sequence and includes:
- a CDS encoding FAD binding domain-containing protein; its protein translation is MAVPSLRRALLLAAAAALPFSQLVAGQTIQTEDGVVLEANEKTVAPAGKLIADSNAPEAFVLTDDVIANLSDHNLSNITLFAFPEEDGTTEVQKRTLLAGSGCKTAPGDLLWPNRSTWKVFDLLTGGALIETVPIGAVCYPNSGVYNSAKCQTIMANWTSSDLHTGDPTSIMFPMFQGETCMPQNGNSSTCTLGGFPVYAVKAVNVAQIQLAINFARNLNLRLVVKNTGHDFLGKSTGYGALSIWTHNLKKLEYIKSIKTPSYSGPAFTIGAGIEVKELYEAADKHGVTAIGGDCHTVGVAGGFTAGGGHSPMTSIAGLGSDQVLSIDVVLPNGRFVTADETHHPDLFWALRGGGGATFGVVTGMTVKVWPKTNVSGMTFTVMSGNNSALSNDVFWEGMYAYWRRFPEYAKAGTHGYSMVFPSPVTDGFTFLMNPFWAPGMKLADLKTLVQPLLDEWTKIGFTAGFVGSPKFFEYDDYYDAWTASYPPEAVSTTSVRTASRLFPAKNWEDEETLTGMMKAVRSVVEDGSALVQYNMQAKAPAGTPDSAANSHWRDTVWYGIFGTSWNASLNAAGVEAINRKITEDWMGRLRGYGPGGYLNEGDVMEPEFGEAYFGSNYERLSQIKKAVDPTGLLWAPTAVGSEEWEVQGQKKWLTLQTGKLCKKAAL
- a CDS encoding MFS pantothenate transporter, whose translation is MAKPPPTGPPAPGSTGFTTRLRSYFRPGTTSNPLERRLLLKIDFFILTFCCLSYFLNYLDRTALSNAYVSGMKESLSFRGNQLNQINTCFTIGYVLGQIPSNLSLHYIAPRIFFPGMMVLWAGLTMVTAAARHPGDIMAIRFFQGIAESTTFVGTHYILGSWYTEQELGKRSGVFTASGLAGTMIGGFVQSGIHGSMDGLRGLSGWRWLFVIDGIITLPVAIYGFCLFPDTPKTTRAPYLSVQERELAIRRMEKKRQGEPAEMGRSSSGDTLVVEAETSVSKPDIQPRPEPEPKPSPSSATDHHLTTHPSSTTSTSTSNNPQETTAHAAAKTESSLTKTHPFSLPFLRSLFSSYHCPSFIFLWILAGETESFSSNALLSLYLKSHPSNSSSPSPSSSPSVPNNPAPTAPRYTVSQLNTYPTGVPAVGILSTLFFAFITDLYPNHRSIVGYFIGIIGVLTPSLILAAEHGHFGVDPAGNKATAVVMGMYYLSGSVYACQATFFAWANDAMTRDGKEAVFRGVVLAGMNMGNNAVNAWWSIVFYGADMAPWFERGMWAMIGTSVGLAVWTGFLSYMERRSRRRRRRREREEVKEREGARRMQGGDSADGPLARDEKGKGVNV